In Natranaerobius thermophilus JW/NM-WN-LF, the genomic stretch GATGAGATAAAGTCATTGTTGATGGGTAATGCCAGGGAAATTCCCGGTGTGAATAGAGAAAGTCAAGGTACAGGTATCATAGATTCCAAAGAAATTCAAAGCAATATCAGGGAATTTTCTGATAGTTGAGATAACATTAGTTTCCTTCATCAGAAAAAGTTCACTATTCAAAAGTGAATAGCATAGTTTGTAATAAAAATCAGGAGGTGATTTTTTGAGTAGACACTGGAAAGAACGTGGACGCAGGAAGCCACCTGAGTGTCCAGGTTTCATTTACACGGTTAGACCTACTGATACACTTTTTAAAATAGCCCGACGGTTTTGCGTAGATTTAGACCGTTTAATTGAATTAAATCCTCAAATTGATGATCCAGATTTAATTTTTCCAGGAGATCAAATTTGCATCCCAAAGAAAGTAGAAGATAGAATTCCTAAAGTTGAAGACGTTGAATTCTTTGATAAGAAAAAACGCGAATTACCAGAAAAAAGAAATCGTGTCCTCTTAGCTCCAAAAACTATTGTAAAAGCCACCTTTTCCATTCCAGTAGATGAAGCGTTTTTACTGTTTACTCCAGAACAAGAAGATACAGAATTAATTCAAGCAGTTACCGTTGATGAAGAAAGGCAGGTTAAATTCTTCTGGAAGGTACCGAAAGGTATTAAAGGGGTAGTTTTCGTTATCGGATGTGCTAATCAAGTTTGTGGCAGATCAGAGGATATACCAGTTATATCAAAACGCCGAAGAAGAAGGAAACCATACTCCGCCGGTGAAGAGAATTATCAAGATGAAATAGAAATAGACGAAAGTGAATACTTTGAAGACGATGAAGAATATTAATTACAAAAAGCCCATCTCAAAGAGATGGGCTTTTTAATGTCTAACTCTAAAACTCTACACTTTAGATTACTCTTCCCATAATTCCCAATCAACTACTTCTTCCATTTCATTAGTTCTCACTCTTTCCATCAAACTGCTAACTCCATATTCAGGAGACTTATCGTGAAAAAGGATATTATAAATTTCTTTGGTAATAGGCATTTCAGTACCTGTTTTCTCAGCCAAATAATAAGCGGCTTTTGTAGTCTTCACACCTTCAACTACCATATTAGTAGTTGCTAGGATGTCTTCTAGTTTTTTACCACTTCCCAAAAGCTTTCCTGCTCTTCGATTACGTGAATGATCACTTGTACATGTAACTATTAAATCACCGATACCAGATAAACCCGCAAAAGTCATAGGACGTGCACCTTGAGTTATTCCCAACCGCGATATTTCGTAAATCCCTCTAGTCATAAAAGCAGCTTTAGTGTTATCCCCGAAACCAAGCCCATCGGAAATTCCTGAACCTAAAGCCATAATATTTTTTAGAGCTCCTCCCATTTCCACTCCAATGACATCGGGATTTGTATAAACTCTAAATCTAGAACTCATAAAAATACCTTGTAATTTTTCAGCCACAGAGCGTTTTTTTGATGCGATCACAGTAGCTGATGGTATTTCTTTGCTGACTTCTTCAGCATGATTTGGACCTGATAAAACTGCAATTCTAGAATTATCTCCTTTAAATAAAGTATCTGCTAAAACTTGACTCATGGTATGTAAAGTTTCGATCTCAAACCCTTTAGAGGCGCTTATTATCAAGGTATCATCTTCTAGAAACTGTTTAACTTGTTCAGCAGTCTCGCGCATTGCATGGGTCGGAACTACAAAAATTAAAACTTGTTTATCTTTTACAGCTTGTTCAAGTTCATAAGTCACTTGTATATTTTCAGGAAGCTTTATATTCGGTAAATACTCTTTGTTTTCCCTAGTAGCTGTAAGAGTTTCACACAATTCTTCACGTCTAGTCCACAAAGTTACTGAGTGATTATTTTTTGCTAATAAGATAGATAAGGCCGTACCCCAACTTCCTGAACCAATAACTCCAATTCTTTCCCTAAACACAGACACAACTACTCACCCCCATTTTCTCGAACATTTGCATTCTCTTTTTCATTAAGCTTACGTTCAGTTCCTGCTAATAACCTTTTGATATTAGGTATATGTCTGATAATGGCCATAATGCTCATAACAAATGCAAAGATAACATATGCAATGGGATTACCGTATAAATACATTACAAAGGGAAAAATTACAGCCCCTGTGACAGAGCCCAGGGATACATACTTAGTAATTATGATAGGTATAACACCAATTAAAACAACTGTTAAAAATACCTGCCAAGATAATCCAACCATAATACCTATACTGGTGGCTATACCTCGTCCACCATGAAATTTGAAAAAGATAGGCCAGTTATGTCCTATTATCACTGCGATCCCAGATATGACCACCAATAGAGACGATAATTCCAATGCTTGAGCAATGGTGATTATTATATACCCTTTAAATCCATCAATAATCAGGGTCATTATTGCTTCTTTTTTTCCTAAAGTACGTAGTACATTAGTAGCTCCTGCATTTTTGCTACCATAATTGCGAATATCGATTCCTTGAGTTAATTTTCCTATTATATAACCACCGGGTATAGACCCTAATAAATAGGCTAAAAGAATTAACCACATTTTATTACCTCCTCTGTTTCACTCTTTCTAGGATGCGAATAGGAGTTCCTTCAAATCCAAAAGCCCTTCTTAATTGATTCTGAAGATATCTCTTATAAGAATTTTTCATTAGTTCTGGATTGTTAACAAACAATACAAAAGTTGGAGGCCGTGTACGCACTTGGGTAGCATAATATATTTTTAATCTTTTTCCCTTTTTAGATGGCGGTGGAGTATAATTGACGGCATCCTCAATGACACGGTTTACATCAGCAGTGGTTATCCTTTTACTGTGTTCTTTTGATACTTTATCAATTACAGGAAATATTTTCTCAACATTTTTACCAGTTTGAGCAGATAAAAACATTATCGGTGCATAATTAACACTAGGTAGCTCTAGCCTGACTGTTTCATAATACTTGTCACCAGCTTTACCATCTTTTTCAATGGCATCCCATTTATTTAATAGGATTATTAAACCTTTCCCTTTTTCTTCAGCTAAGCCGGCAATTTTTTTATCTTGTTCTAAAATTCCTTTAGTAACATCAATTAATAACAATGCAATATTACTTCTTTCCATTCCTTTGATACTTCTAATGACACTATACTTTTCTAACCTTTCATCAATTTTAGATTTTTTCCTCAACCCTGCTGTGTCAATAAAGACATACTTTTGGTCTTCCCTTTCAATAACAGTGTCAATTGCGTCTCTAGTTGTACCAGGCATATTACTAACAATCAAACGTTCTTTATTCAAGATCTTATTAATCAGAGAAGACTTCCCTACATTTGGTCTACCAATTACAGAGAGCATAATATCGTCTTCATGATAATTTAGTTCTTCGTATTCCTGTTCCGGTAACAATTCAACAATTTCATCCAGTAATTGGCCGGTATTTGTACCATGCAATGCTGATATTGATATTACTTGTTCAAAACCAAGTTGATAAAATTCCATAGCATATTGGTCGTAGTTTCCTTCACTTTTGTTGACAGCGACAAGGACGGGTTTTTTGGTTTTTCTTAAAGTAGCAGCCACCTCTTCATCAGCTGGAGTTATTCCATCTCGTCCATCTGTCACAAAAACAATTACATCTGCCTCATCAATAGCAACTTCAGCTTGTATAACAACCTGTTTTAAAATGTCATCTTCCTCGTCAAAAATTCCCCCAGTGTCTATTAGATTAAAAGAATGTCCACTCCATTCACCTTTACCGTCTATTCGATCTCTAGTAACTCCAGGGGTATCGTCTACAATGGAAATTCTCTGACCAACAATTCTATTAAATAGAGCAGATTTACCTACATTAGGTCTTCCTACTAAAGCTACTGTAGCTTTTACTGACATTTTTATCAACTCCTTCTAGAGGCCAGTATAGTAAAAATCTCTTAGGGTCTTTACAAATTTTTCACCGTTAACAGGAACAATTATAGTTTTAATATCTAGCTCTGTTTCCAGGGCCTCAATAGACAAATCATCTAAAAAAACATTTTCTCCGTCCTTTAACATAACATTAGGTATCAATAATGGTGTTTGTATCTCCCCTTTTTCTAACTTGGGTTTAATTTGATCAATTATATCCCTGCCTGTTACTAGTCCAGCCACAGTTACCTGGGGACCAAAAAAGTTATTATTGATGGGGATAATTTTAAGGCTTGTTTCTCCCCAGCTGTTTTCAATTTGTGTGATAATATTTTGCATAATCTGTTCACCTAGTTCTCCTGTGACAACAGTGCCTGTGACAGTTTCTTTAACTTTCATGTTATCCTGGCAAGTTAGACTGTTTAATGATTCTCTAACTTCCTGTTCAAATTTTCTTATCAATCCTACACCATTATCAATTTGCGGAAAATTTTCATAATCTTGATTTGATGGTAATTCATGTCCTGCCATTAAATAGAACTCGTCTGCTAAAAATACAAATCGAGTGCCTAGATTCATTAGTAATTGGTTTTGCAGGGCTTCAACTTGTTGGATAACTTCTTGTGACTGTTCGGATGTTACAGGCCTTAAAGTAGTATTTCCCTCTCTATGCTTTGTTAAACCTACAGGTACTACTGCTAGGCTTTGAAATTCAGGATAATAGTTTGATAAATCTACTATTGTTTTCTCAAGCTCTTTTCCATCATTAACACCAGGACACATTACAATCTGCCCGTGTATTTCAATGCCAGCATTTTTGAGTTTGGATAGATAATTATTAATTTGAGATGCTCTAGGATTGTTAAGCATATACTGCCTTAACTCAGGGTTGGTAGTATGAACAGATATAAACATAGGTGATATCCTATAGTTAACAAGTCTTTCTAATTCCGTTTCATTAATATTTGTCAAAGTTATATAATTGCCATGAAAAGGGCTCAATCTGTAATCATCATCTTTGACATATAAACTTTTACGCATACCACTGGGTAGCTGATTTACAAAACAAAAAATACAGTTATTCTGGCAGTTCTTTATTGGCGAGATAGTCGGAGAATCAAAAATTAATCCTAATGGCTCGTCAAACTCCTTATCTATTTCAATTAACCAATTTTCACCTGAATCTTTTTCAATTAAAATTTCAATAAAATCATCACTAGTCAAAAAATAATAATCTAAAATATCTTTAATTTCGCATTCATTAATACTTATCAGTGCATCTCCAGGTTTGATTCCAACTTCTTTAGCTATTGACTCATTCCAAACTTCTGAGATTATATGTTTTTTCGTAGTGTCATTACTCATATATTATCACCTTCAACCTTCTTATTCTTGTAAATTTTATTTTATATTTGCCATCAACTGTCAGTAAGCTATATTAGATTATCCTACAATTAAAATTGTGAGTCAAGAAAAAAGAAGAGGTTATTGAACCTCTTCTTGTGTATTACCCAGTAATTCTTGGCGTGTATTATGAACAGTTTTTTCTATATCTTGATAGGCTTTTAATGACCCCCTGATTACCAATGGTCTACCTATACTGGTGAGATTTAATCTTTGGCTGGTGTACCCACCTATTCTCATCATTAAATTTACACAAGGTAAAGTGTTTACAAATTTCAGTTCACCTGAGTCAAGTCCGTATTTTTCCATAACATCTATTATGGCATTTTTAACAACATGAGAGTTATTTTTCATGCCACAGGAATAAATTTCGTTTTGCTGTTCATCCTCACCAAAGAAATGTAAACGACCTGGAATGATATTTTTAGGGCTGTCAAAAATTCTGATAGAGTCCAATTCATCTATATCGGGTATTGAACCTTGAGGCAATAAACCCACATGAATTGCAGCAGCTATCACAGAAGAATGAGTACCTCCAAAACAATGATAGACTATTTTCATGTTATCACCCAAACTTTCACATTTAATTTTTGTTTGATTGTTTGGACTGTTTCTGTTAAATCAAATATAAATCAACTAGAAATTATTAAAACACCATTATCCAAACTATGTACTATTCCTCGAGTAATTCTGGCAACTATTCTTGCTGTTCTTTCAGCATCCTCTTTAGAATTTTCATAGAAAATCGGAATGGTTCCACTAGAAACTTTTTCCGGGTATATAGTCACTAAAGCAACAATAATGTTTTCTCTCATTTGTCATTCCCTGCCTTATAACCAGGTCTTGATTTCAAAGGATAGCGTAGAGCACTTTCTAATATTGGAACATATTTAACTGCTTCAATTAAATAATCAGGATTTCCCTCTAGTGGGATGATAACCATAGCTAATCTCCCAGTATCTAGATCTCTCCGGATAACAGGAGTAAACTCTTCGGTATTTACATCTTTATAGACTCCTAGCATTGAAGCCACATCATGAACAATTGCCATTCTTTGACCAGTATTGGTAAGTGTAGCACCGGCATTGTCGTTCTTAGGTGTTATGATTAAGCCAAATCCTTTATTTAAAATGGTTTCTTGAACCTGAGAATCACCGTAATTAACCATTGGAATATCTTCAACAAATAGTAGTGAATCGTCAAAAGATAGCTCTCCTAATTGAATATCAGCAAAATCTCCAACTTTTTTACCTCTCATAATTCTGAATGTGGCCAAAGTAGCAGAAACTCCTATAATCCCGCCAATTAAGGAGCTTACTGTCAAATAAGTAGCAGTACTAGTTAACAAGGCAGCAGCCATAACCAGATAATTCCTGGCTTCAAAAACTTTAGAAATTCCTTCTATATATTGATTTCCTCTTGGAACTAATTCTGTACTTTCTAAGTTAGTTAGAGTTTCTCTTTCCATATTTCTTATTTCTCTGAACTGTTGAGCTGCTAGAGCCAAAAAGGTTACTGCTGTGTATTCTTCTTCCAAAAGTGCAGGAATAGCTACTGCTCCTAAAAAGGCTGCAACGAATCCTAGTGATAAATGAATGACATTACCATGGGGATAGGATGGATATATGCGAAAGTCCGATCTTAGTAATATGTAACGAGCCCCTGTACCGATAACTGTACCTAATGCTATTGCTTGGAGTTGTATTTCTATTTCAGGAATCATCATCCTCAACCCGGTCATCTAAATTTTGTGAGTTATGGTCCTTATCCTTGGCATCAGTTTTTTGATCGCTGTTGCTTTCATTCTTATTCTTGGTTTTAAATAATGGACCCAGATAGTTGGCAAATTCAGTGGATACAAATTGGCTTAGTTTGCGTTTAATATCGTCGAAACTGCCAGCATTGATAGCCACAAATATAATGCCTCCTAAAACAACGGCTCCAATTATCCATAAGATAGAACTACCGATACGGCCCATAATGCCACCACCATTACCGGCACCACCACCGTTAATCAGTCCTCCGGCAGCGCCATTAAGATCATCATCGCCGTTACCGCCGTTTAGTTCTTCCACAACTACACTACCGAAGAGTTCGGCAGATTCTTCAGCTCCTTCTCTGGTAGTTTCTTGACTACCAATTTCCGCCAGAATATTCCTTGGATGCATATCCTGATTGTAATTTCCTTCAGCGTATAAAATGCCTTTAACTAAATTCGGGTGCATTTCGTCGGCAGTAGCTTTTAACCTTTGTGCATATTCTTCTGTTTCTTGGATATTTTGTTGCTGTTGACCTATGACTAACAGCACTTGTACTCCTTCTTCGCCTTCAATTTCAGCTTTGTACTCCTCTCTCGGTGCAGCGTCTCTGTGAACATCAATCAATGCTGAAGGGTTTTCCTGCATAATTTCTTCAACTGTTCTTCTAGATCTGTCATAGGCACCAGCGTCATGGGGGACATGGGTCTCTTGGGACCAAATTACCGGTACATTTTCTTCTTCTATTGAATTGGCCATGGATTCGCCTACTTCTAGGATACCACCACCTTCTTCAATAGACTCTTCACCCTCACTGGGAACAAAACTCTCTGCTCCATGACTGTGATAAATACCCACTGGTCCTTCGTTATCTTCATCCTGTACGGTAATTACCACATCACGCTTGACGAAATTATCTTCTAATGGGTCATGCTGATTTTCTTCCTCAATTTGTTGACCTGCCAGCTCTATCTCTTCTACAAATTCTGCATGAGCTGTGTCCTCTGAGATTTCTGTGATTTCATATAATTCATTGTCCTGATTGAGGTATTTATTTCCTGGTGATAAAAGACGACCTGTCTTTAATATTGTATTATCATCTTCATCTACAACCGTATAATACCCTTCTTCTCTCTCATAAAGTGGTTGTGCCTGTAAGGTTCCAGAAAAACAAGAAGTAATCAGGAACAAGAAACAAAAAGCAATATATATCATTGTTTTAACTTTCGAATTGTGATCTAAATAATCATACGAGTTGGCTGTATGTATTTTAAGTATCGTCGGAGTTTTTATCCTCATCTTCTTTCACCTCGCTTTGGGTCAGTTCTTCACTTGTCTCTTGTAGAGATAGGTCTGGTTTGAAATCTTGAGTTTGGGATCTATCTCTATCACCTAAGTTGTCATCATCTTTTTGGTCTGGCCCACCAGTTAAACGTTCATAACTTTCACCAACAATTTCAGCTAAACCAACAGAGATTAAGCCAGCCAAAACTACTGCATCAAATATTCCAGCTCCACCTATGATAGTGGTGCCTTGAACCCCTCTTATAAAAACATCGGCCATGGCAAAAATATCACTTAATACAATTCCCGTAATACCAGCAATAAAAGCTCCCCGGCGGGATCTACCTGCTATATAAGCAATGACACCGGCAATTATCCCAAACGTAAATGTTGGATCAAGAATTCCAGCGTAAGTTGGCTCCAATGGTAAAATTCTCATTGCATAAAATATAGCTATTCCAGTTATTACAGCAGCTAATGCACTTCGCAAACGTTCTCTATTGTCCGCTTTATAAAATAAATATCCAACTAAAACCAGTGGAACAATACCACCACCTATGTTAATAGCAAAATTATCGGCCAGTGGTATGTCTGGCAGAAAGCCACCAATAATCATAGCTGCGATAAACCATAAGGCAATTTTGTCCGTAAGTCCCATTCTATCCAAAACTCGCTGTAAAACACCAAAATAAACTAATGCGGCTACAGCGAGCAATAACACATAACCATAAAACAACTATCTCACTCCCTTTACTTATCAATAATTGATTTGGCATCTTTTATAGTAACCTAAATGTTTTGAAATTATTCTATTATTATTTAATAACTAGCAATAAAAAAAACGCGCTAGTTAGCGCGTTTTTCTACCTATCTGCGTGCGTATTTTTTGACGTCTATACCTCTAAGATCAGCATGTTCCCTTAGTTTTCCAGTGATTAGTAAGGGAGTCTGGCATAATTGAGATATACTGGTGGCACCACACATTAACATCATTGACCTCAACTCAGTTAGCAGTTGCTCTAGTTGAGAAATCAGTTCATCTTGGCCATAATGCCACAAAATGTGTAAGGGATAGCCAGCTAAAGCAACACACCTGGCACCTAAGGCTAAAGCTTTAGTTATTTCTATTGACCTGGAGAAGCCTCCTGAAGCAATAATATCCAAATTATGATAACTACTTTCTACAGCTTCTAAAAGTGAACTTCCAGTGTCAATCCCCCAATCTTTAGCTGATGGCAGGTTAGGTTGTTCTAACCGACTATTTTCTAAATTTATGAAATTGGTACCACCACAACCTGAAATATCTACAGCTTTTACGCCAATATCCATCAGTTTCGATATTTCTTCTTTTTTAACTCCAAAGCCCACTTCTTTTACAATAACTGGAATATCTACATAGTCAATTATCTTAGCTATGTTATTTGCATAACCTTGAAATGATCGATCCCCTTCACCCATGGCCAACTCCTGTGGAATATTTAAATGTATTTGCAAGCCATCAGCTTTTATCATTTCACATATCTGTTGAGCCATTTGGGGAGTAGCATAAGCCCCAATATTGGCAAATATGACTCCACGGGGATTTTCCCTTCGAACTACTTCAAATGTATCTTGATAATTTTGGTCTTCAAGGGCTATCTTCTGGCTACCAACAGCCATGGGTATATTAACTTCCCTTGCTACACTAGCAATTTTCTTATTTAATTGATAAGCTTCTTGGGTCCCTCCAGTAATGGCGTTAATCATAATTGGATTATTAAAATTGAGACCACAAAGAGATGTAGATAAATTAATTTCATCGTAATTACATTCAGGTAAACAATTATGAAGTAACTTTATGTCTTCTAGAATATTTTGAGTATCATATTGGTTAATTGCTAGATGTAAATGATCTGATTTCCTATCACTTCGATTTATCATCCTTATCATCTTCCTTTATTTCCTCTAGTACATCACCAAACATATCTCCTAATTTCACACCTTCTTCTTCCTCTTGACTATCCTGATATTTTGCAAACTCTTCTTGTTCTTGTTCTTTTTTGCTTTTTCCCTGAGCTTCTTTGATACTTAAACTAACCTTTTTCTGCTGATCATCTATACTTAATATTTTGACGGTAACTTGATCACCCTCATTAACTACATCTTGGGTTTTAGCAACATGATCATCGGATAATTGAGAAATATGACAAAGTCCTTCAACACCTGGTGTGATTTCAATAAATGCACCAAAATTAACAGTTCTAACAACCTTGCCTTGAACGATATCTCCAGATTTATACTGTTTCATAAAAGTTTCAAAGGGATCAGGCTGTGCTTCTTTAATACTTAATGATATACGTTCATTTTCAGGATCTAAGCTTAATACTTTTACCTTAACATTTTCCCCAGTTTCTAATTCACTTTCAGGATGGTCAATTCTACTATGTGAAATTTGAGAAATATGACATAAACCATCAATTCCACCGATATCGATGAAGGCTCCAAAATCGGTTAACCTTTTAACGGTTCCGTCGACGATATCACCTTCTGTAATAGTTTCCATGGTTTTATTTTTCTTTTCTTCCTGTTCCTGTTCTAAAATATTTTTCTGGCTTAGTACTATCTTATTTCTAGAACGATCCAATTCTATGGGTTTCAGTCTCAATTCTTCTCCCACATACTTGCTTAAATCGGGTACATAATGTATGTCTACGTGGGAGGCTGGTATAAACCCTTGTAATTGACCTAAATCAACGACCAAACCACCTTTGACTTCCTCTGTCACTTGTGCTTTGATTTCTTCATCATTTTCCATAAGCTGTTCCAATTGCTCCCATTGTTTATCTTTGTCAGCCCATTTTTTAGAAAGTATTAATTGTCCTTCTTCGTCATCAACTTTCACCACTTTAACATCAATTTCGTCTCCCTCAGAAAGTAAATCCTCTAGAGATTCTCCTTCCTTTATTGGCATTTCGTTAACTGGTACTGAGCCTTCAAATTTATAACCTACATCAATCATTGCTTCATCTTCTGTTACTTTAACTACCTTTCCTTTAACGACTTGTCCCCTGTCAAGTTTGTCAGCCGAATCTTCTGTTGCTTTCATTAATTCATCTTGGCTTTCTTGAGTTGACTCATCTGAATTAGTATTAAGGTTTTCATTTTGCTCTTCAAATTCTCTCATTTTACCAACTACCTCCTTTATAGTCCAATCAGGTGTCGAGGCCCCTGCCGTCACACCTATCTTTTTACAGCCCAAAAACCAATCTGTTTTTAGTTCCTTAGCTGTCTCAATATGATAAGTAGGTACACCTTCCTTGACAGCTAACTCTTTTAGTTTTTTGGTATTTGAGCTGTTATATCCTCCAACGACAATCATGACATCCACTTGCCCTGCTAACTCTTTAGTGGCAGTTTGTCGTTTTTGAGTGGCATCACATATAGTGTTATGAACTATTGTATTTGGGTTTCTATCAAGTATTTTTTCCACAATTTCATTAAATTTTTCTTCTCTTAATGTAGTTTGAGCAACTACAGCAGTTTTATTAGATATTTCTATATCATTAACTTGTTCAGGTTTTTCAATCACAATGGCATTATTATCAGTCCATTCTTTAATTCCTTTCACTTCCGGATGATTAGGATCACCTACTATGAAAATTTGATACCCATCTTGATATAATTTACTTGCTTTCTGTTGTACCTTCCTAACAAAAGGACAAGTAGCGTCAATCACATCCGTATTACTTAAATTATTCAGCATCTTAAAAGTTTCCGGTCCAACTCCATGACTTCTAATAACGACATAATTATTAGTTTCTTCACTTAAACATTTCTTCGATTGGAGCTGGGTTAAATTTTCGATAATACCTATTCCTTTTTCTGTTAAGTTTTGTATAACCTCTTTATTATGTACAATGGGGCCAAGGGTAAAAACTTGAATGTCCCGTGATGTATCAGTTTGTACAGCTTGGATTGTCTTATCTAAGGCTCTATTAACACCGCTACAGAAACCAGCACCTTTTGCAACCAATATTTCCAATAATCCCCACCTCAACTTCTAGATAATTGTCTTAATCTAAATTATTTTTGTCAATTATCTAATTTAATTCACTGTTAATTGTGTCCATTATATACTGACTAAAACCTAGCAGTGGATCCTCCGATTTTGCAAAATCTAGTTCATCATAATTGACAGGTTGATGAACAACTACACGAGTTTTTCGAAACAATCTATAAGGACCTATTATAGTAACTGGTACTACGTGAGCTTTACTTCTAGCCGCTAGAAATCCTACACCTTTTAAAGGTTTTTTGTCTTCACTATGTCTTGTTCCCTCGGGGAAAATACCAAAAACACAATTTTTTGATAACTGTTTCAAAGATAATTTTATAGCATTCCTATCAACTTGTCCTCTTTTTACAGGTAAAGCGCCTAATAAGTAAATTATCCTTCCAATCACAGGGATGTTAAATAATTCTTCTTTAGCCATAAAAGTTACATGAGGTTCAGATATACATCCTAGTAAAATCGGATCGAGAAGTGATATATGATTAGAGCAAATAATAGCCGGACCATTGTGAGGTAGATTTTGTTTACCTTCAAGTTTAATTGGATAAACAACTTTAAATAATAGTCTAAATAAAAAGCGAAGTACTATATACAATGAAGTTCTTTTATTTTCCATAGTCATTCACCCTGTTTTCAATGTGACTAATCATTTGCTGTAAAACTTTTTCAGTTGACATATTAGTAGTATCAATTAAAATTGCATCTTCCGCCTTTTTAAGAGGGCTTAATTCTCTATTTTCATCAATATTATCCCTTTTTTCTAGATCGGCCTGCACACTGTGCCAATTTTGATAGTGACCTTGGTCTTTTAACTCTATCCAGCGCCTATTAGCTCGTTCGTGTAAACTTGCAGTTAAGTAAAATTTGAAATCTGCATCTGGTAAAACATAAGTCCCAATATCTCGTCCGTCTACTACAGAACCTTTTTTACCAATTTCTCGTTGTTTTTCGATTAAAAACTCTCTAACTTCGTAATTACTAGCAACATAAGAAACGGCCTCAGAAACTTCAGGCCGGCGCAATTCCTTAGTAATATCCTTACCATTAATATAAATTAGATTTTGACCATTTTGTGTAGTTTTAATATCCATTTGGATAGGTGAAAGAACATTTTTAACTGCTTCCTGTTCTTTTGGGTCAATACCACTGCTTAGAACAATCCAAGCAATGGCCCTGTACATAGCTCCCGTATCCAAGTATTTAAGTCCCAGTCGACTTGCTAACATCTTTGCTATAGTACTTTTACCCGCTCCTGCAGGACCATCTATTGCAATTACTAGATCTCCTTTATTAACTCTCATTATATCAGACCTCTCACTTTCTCTATAATTGCTTAATTGATTTTAATAATTAGATAAAAATATATCTTTGAATTTATATGTAGATAGACACTATCTATCAGTTTATTCGACAAAAATTT encodes the following:
- a CDS encoding lysophospholipid acyltransferase family protein translates to MENKRTSLYIVLRFLFRLLFKVVYPIKLEGKQNLPHNGPAIICSNHISLLDPILLGCISEPHVTFMAKEELFNIPVIGRIIYLLGALPVKRGQVDRNAIKLSLKQLSKNCVFGIFPEGTRHSEDKKPLKGVGFLAARSKAHVVPVTIIGPYRLFRKTRVVVHQPVNYDELDFAKSEDPLLGFSQYIMDTINSELN
- a CDS encoding bifunctional 4-hydroxy-3-methylbut-2-enyl diphosphate reductase/30S ribosomal protein S1, producing MEILVAKGAGFCSGVNRALDKTIQAVQTDTSRDIQVFTLGPIVHNKEVIQNLTEKGIGIIENLTQLQSKKCLSEETNNYVVIRSHGVGPETFKMLNNLSNTDVIDATCPFVRKVQQKASKLYQDGYQIFIVGDPNHPEVKGIKEWTDNNAIVIEKPEQVNDIEISNKTAVVAQTTLREEKFNEIVEKILDRNPNTIVHNTICDATQKRQTATKELAGQVDVMIVVGGYNSSNTKKLKELAVKEGVPTYHIETAKELKTDWFLGCKKIGVTAGASTPDWTIKEVVGKMREFEEQNENLNTNSDESTQESQDELMKATEDSADKLDRGQVVKGKVVKVTEDEAMIDVGYKFEGSVPVNEMPIKEGESLEDLLSEGDEIDVKVVKVDDEEGQLILSKKWADKDKQWEQLEQLMENDEEIKAQVTEEVKGGLVVDLGQLQGFIPASHVDIHYVPDLSKYVGEELRLKPIELDRSRNKIVLSQKNILEQEQEEKKNKTMETITEGDIVDGTVKRLTDFGAFIDIGGIDGLCHISQISHSRIDHPESELETGENVKVKVLSLDPENERISLSIKEAQPDPFETFMKQYKSGDIVQGKVVRTVNFGAFIEITPGVEGLCHISQLSDDHVAKTQDVVNEGDQVTVKILSIDDQQKKVSLSIKEAQGKSKKEQEQEEFAKYQDSQEEEEGVKLGDMFGDVLEEIKEDDKDDKSK
- the cmk gene encoding (d)CMP kinase yields the protein MRVNKGDLVIAIDGPAGAGKSTIAKMLASRLGLKYLDTGAMYRAIAWIVLSSGIDPKEQEAVKNVLSPIQMDIKTTQNGQNLIYINGKDITKELRRPEVSEAVSYVASNYEVREFLIEKQREIGKKGSVVDGRDIGTYVLPDADFKFYLTASLHERANRRWIELKDQGHYQNWHSVQADLEKRDNIDENRELSPLKKAEDAILIDTTNMSTEKVLQQMISHIENRVNDYGK